The Fusarium falciforme chromosome 7, complete sequence genome window below encodes:
- a CDS encoding FAD-binding-2 domain-containing protein, which produces MTALSSSTHAMRSVTLLVTSVWRHTTQTLRPLKSQYLHQHRYASVIADAKANSFDHVTDVLVVGSGAAALTAAARSRSLQMGTLVVEKTDKIGGTTAYSGGGVWVPCNHLQAQNGISDSPRDAATYINSIVREGAPASTPARRAAYLEFSPEMAKFLDDQGFKWNLDLPYPDYHALEPGASVTSRSISPAPFDLRTLSNKWQSHLRTPTDWQPVMTSVEARSLFRFGASIGDFLKAVQLVALRPLWAILRGKKLVAAGVGLIAQLLHINLCLGTQFWTDAGLDRLLTTPAGDVVGALIERDGKLLKVQAKRGVILAAGGFSRNPEMRERFLQQPTQAEWSLTAPEDKGDAIRAAMDVGADMALMKHAWWMPCLMDNGKPMLDVYARSFPHSIIVDQSGRRYFNESECYCDAGNNMLARNGETPSIHSWEILDSRHRRRYMLGRLLPGFTPRKTITSGFLYKDSSLSGLAKQIGVDEHQLQETVERFNKFALDGVDQDFQRGLNPYNKMFSDPSHGPNPNLGTIEKGPFYAVKIYPGDIGTKGGLVTDERARVLNKQGQLIKGLYATGNTTASVFGSRYPGSGGTLGPGMTFGYVAATDMAGQ; this is translated from the coding sequence ATGACTGCTCTTTCTTCCTCCACTCACGCCATGCGGTCAGTGACTCTGTTAGTCACGAGCGTATGGAGACATACAACTCAGACCCTCAGGCCATTGAAAAGCCAGTACCTCCACCAACATCGGTACGCCTCTGTCATTGCCGATGCGAAGGCGAATTCCTTTGACCATGTCACGGATGTTTTAGTCGTGGGATCCGGGGCCGCGGCTCTGACGGCTGCCGCCAGGAGTCGCTCTCTTCAGATGGGCACACTTGTTGTAGAGAAGACGGATAAGATTGGAGGAACGACGGCCTACTCTGGCGGTGGTGTATGGGTTCCTTGCAatcatctccaagctcaaAATGGAATTTCCGATTCGCCTCGAGACGCAGCGACCTATATCAACTCAATCGTCAGAGAAGGAGCGCCAGCCAGCACGCCAGCACGAAGAGCCGCGTACCTCGAGTTCAGCCCCGAGAtggccaagttcctcgacGATCAAGGCTTCAAATGGAATCTAGACCTGCCATACCCCGACTACCATGCCCTGGAGCCTGGGGCAAGCGTCACAAGCAGAAGCATATCGCCAGCTCCATTCGACCTAAGAACTCTGAGTAATAAATGGCAGAGCCACTTGCGCACACCCACCGACTGGCAGCCCGTCATGACCTCGGTGGAGGCGCGATCTCTGTTTCGGTTTGGAGCCTCTATTGGAGACTTCCTCAAGGCTGTTCAGTTGGTCGCTCTAAGGCCACTATGGGCAATATTGCGCGGCAAGAAACTCGTCGCCGCTGGAGTTGGGTTGATTGCTCAACTCTTGCACATCAATCTGTGCCTTGGCACGCAGTTTTGGACCGATGCTGGATTGGATAGGCTCCTCACGACTCCTGCTGGCGATGTGGTAGGTGCCCTCATCGAACGTGATGGGAAACTTCTCAAGGTCCAGGCCAAGAGGGGAGTGATCCTTGCTGCTGGCGGATTCTCTAGAAACCCAGAGATGCGAGAGCGATTCCTGCAGCAGCCCACCCAGGCTGAATGGAGTCTGACAGCGCCAGAAGACAAAGGAGACGCCATCAGGGCTGCAATGGATGTTGGGGCAGACATGGCCCTCATGAAGCACGCTTGGTGGATGCCATGCCTCATGGATAACGGCAAGCCCATGTTGGACGTCTATGCCCGCTCATTTCCTCACTCCATCATTGTCGACCAGTCCGGGCGGCGTTATTTTAATGAGTCTGAGTGCTATTGCGACGCTGGCAACAACATGCTTGCAAGAAATGGGGAAACGCCGTCCATTCATTCCTGGGAAATTCTTGACTCCCGCCACAGAAGAAGGTATATGCTGGGCCGTCTGCTTCCAGGTTTCACGCCTAGGAAAACCATCACGTCGGGATTCTTATACAAGGATTCAAGTCTCAGTGGTCTAGCCAAACAGATCGGCGTCGATGAGCACCAGCTGCAGGAAACAGTCGAGCGGTTTAACAAGTTTGCTCTAGATGGCGTCGACCAAGATTTCCAGCGCGGCCTCAACCCCTACAACAAAATGTTTAGTGACCCAAGCCATGGACCAAATCCCAACTTGGGTACCATCGAGAAGGGGCCCTTCTACGCAGTCAAGATATACCCCGGCGACATTGGCACCAAAGGCGGCCTGGTAACTGATGAGCGCGCCAGGGTTCTGAACAAGCAAGGCCAGCTTATCAAGGGCCTGTACGCGACGGGTAATACCACAGCAAGTGTGTTTGGGTCTAGATATCCTGGATCTGGAGGTACCCTTGGGCCTGGAATGACCTTTGGGTATGTTGCTGCTACAGATATGGCTGGTCAATGA
- a CDS encoding Zn(2)-C6 fungal-type domain-containing protein gives MAFTEVLQQRSDKAYLHLRGAAALMVGHGNGSSTAVAHDEGVSTLFEKLDLHTATYVLTRSPDLPSLHLATPHSMPTSPDRTLYRILHACYHFISTARQYKYINSSLVPSNILIEQGRHLGNLQQWLSCHQLDPSRLGADPQNEQLIILRAQSLAGLIHCATVLQPHETSYDSYDREFKEILKLAEALFGMQPEVVNSPGYSGDLPHFAPEMGIIQPLFLTALKYRHPFWRRKALDLLQKSGREGPWCGAIEAAVLKVVIEAEEATPNNLQGMNEPDQAVVYQPSGVPENQRVHLCWIVGYVARQQDNRVGMGVGPGTRANFAKVQLSQTAGFNYSGVSVGVRSIYEDTPFLDFHHTPPSPASKRGTKEVDASTVYRLGSVSKLFTVLAALKLAEDGVLSLDDPVGRWIPELSGRDGDPESEDELDRIEWQDVTVEDVAAHLSGIGGDMTGDLASFDADWEALGLPKASPETKTRACSGNGGIRPCTREDLLEAFQHRRPSVYPPGQVPVYSNAGTSIVGLVVEAASNKTFEASLRNLVLEPLALWDTSVGTVPEKSDRMFIPAGSTDWDMDLGIFAPAGGMNSNTKDLLSFMTGILKNSALFPSSTRRWLKPASFLSAWSSAVGAPWEIYRVDNLTSDGRIIDLYTKGGSLTSYYSALAVVPDLGFVISVLAAGPEVIGLWPSLASLQAMEVLIPALDLAAKDEAKKRFAGTYTDKKSGSRLTLSLDDGPGLALSDWVVRDFEVLPNLGRYNPVTMNATTGSNLTSIRMFPTGIENARRSAWRATFPAFTEEEAKVIDGSTSIRDASCVTWRMVDRLIYNDLSIDHFEFQFGEDGEAAMSIKCKGFDVELTRDSDGSQDYEI, from the exons ATGGCTTTTACCGAGGTTTTACAACAGCGTAGTGACAAAGCCTACTTGCACCTCCGAGGGGCTGCTGCGTTGATGGTTGGCCATGGGAATGGAAGCTCAACTGCCGTTGCTCACGACGAAGGAGTGTCGACGCTGTTTGAGAAGCTCGACCTTCATACCGCAACATACGTCCTCACTCGCTCCCCAGACCTACCATCATTGCACCTGGCGACACCACACTCGATGCCAACATCGCCCGATCGGACGCTATACAGGATACTGCATGCTTGCTATCATTTTATCTCGACAGCGCGACAGTACAAATATATCAACTCGTCACTAGTACCCTCCAACATACTCATTGAGCAAGGAAGACATCTCGGGAACTTGCAACAGTGGCTGTCGTGTCACCAGCTCGACCCTTCGCGTCTAGGTGCTGATCCCCAGAACGAACAGCTCATCATCCTTCGCGCTCAGTCTCTTGCTGGGTTGATACATTGCGCCACAGTTCTTCAACCACATGAAACATCATATGACAGCTATGATCGGGAGTTCAAGGAGATTCTCAAGCTGGCGGAGGCACTTTTTGGCATGCAACCCGAGGTCGTGAATTCCCCAGGGTATTCTGGTGACCTGCCCCATTTCGCTCCTGAAATGGGGATCATCCAGCCGCTCTTTCTGACGGCTTTGAAGTACAGGCATCCTTTCTGGCGGCGTAAGGCTCTAGACTTGCTTCAGAAAAGTGGAAGGGAGGGTCCATGGTGTGGCGCAATCGAGGCCGCGGTGCTCAAGGTTGTTATCGAGGCCGAAGAAGCAACCCCCAACAACCTACAGGGCATGAATGAGCCTGACCAAGCCGTCGTCTACCAGCCAAGCGGCGTTCCTGAAAACCAGAGGGTCCATCTTTGTTGGATAGTTGGATATGTGGCTCGCCAACAGGATAATAGGGTTGGAATGGGCGTCGGCCCAGGAACTCGAGCTAATTTTGCAAAGGTCCAATTGT CTCAAACCGCAGGTTTCAACTACTCTGGGGTCTCTGTTGGAGTTCGGTCTATTTACGAGGACACACCCTTCTTGGACTTCCACCATACTCCCCCCAGTCCGGCCTCTAAGCGTGGGACAAAAGAAGTTGATGCCAGCACGGTGTATCGCCTTGGAAGTGTATCAAAGCTTTTTACGGTGCTGGCTGCACTGAAACTGGCTGAAGATGGCGTGCTAAGTTTGGACGACCCTGTTGGGCGGTGGATTCCAGAGCTTTCAGGACGTGACGGCGATCCTGAGTCTGAGGATGAGCTTGATCGGATCGAATGGCAGGATGTGACTGTGGAAGATGTCGCAGCACATCTCTCGGGCATTGGGGGAGATA TGACTGGTGATCTGGCCAGCTTTGATGCCGACTGGGAGGCTCTTGGTCTTCCAAAGGCTTCTCCAGAAACAAAGACCCGGGCATGCTCAGGCAATGGAGGGATTCGCCCATGCACTCGCGAAG ACCTGCTGGAGGCATTTCAGCATAGACGCCCATCGGTGTACCCTCCAGGTCAAGTACCTGTGTATTCCAATGCAGGTACGAGCATTGTCGGCCTTGTTGTGGAGGCGGCCTCAAACAAGACATTCGAGGCATCGCTCCGCAATTTGGTCCTGGAACCTTTGGCTCTGTGGGACACAAGTGTCGGGACTGTGCCCGAAAAATCTGACCGAATGTTCATTCCCGCCGGAAGCACTGATTGGGATATGGATTTGGGAATTTTTGCACC TGCGGGCGGAATGAACTCCAACACCAAAGATTTACTCTCTTTCATGACTGGTATCCTGAAAAACTCGGCTCTTTTCCCATCCTCAACACGTCGCTGGCTCAAGCCGGCTTCCTTCCTTTCAGCCTGGAGCAGTGCTGTTGGTGCCCCTTGGGAGATCTACCGTGTCGATAACTTGACAAGCGATGGCCGGATCATTGACCTATACACCAAAGGCGGATCCCTTACCAGCTATTATTCTGCATTGGCAGTTGTGCCGGATCTGGGCTTTGTCATCTCGGTTCTCGCTGCTGGGCCTGAAGTCATTGGCCTTTGGCCATCGTTGGCAAGTCTCCAGGCAATGGAGGTTTTGATCCCCGCATTGGACCTTGCAGCCAAGGATGAAGCCAAAAAGAGATTCGCGGGGACTTATACAGACAAGAAGAGCGGTTCACGTCTCACGTTGTCTCTGGATGACGGTCCGGGCCTGGCGCTGAGCGACTGGGTTGTGCGAGACTTCGAGGTGTTGCCTAACCTCGGTCGTTACAACCCCGTAACCATGAACGCTACCACTGGGTCCAACTTGACAAGCATCAGGATGTTTCCGACGGGTATCGAAAACGCCCGTCGGTCAGCATGGAGAGCTACCTTCCCCGCCTtcacagaggaagaagccaaggTGATTGATGGAAGCACATCTATTCGGGATGCTTCGTGCGTCACCTGGCGTATGGTGGATCGGTTGATCTATAATGACCTTTCAATAGATCACTTCGAGTTCCAGTTTGGggaggatggagaggctGCGATGAGTATCAAGTGCAAGGGTTTTGATGTCGAACTGACGAGGGACTCGGATGGTTCTCAAGATTACGAGATATAA
- a CDS encoding Glycoside hydrolase family 31 — protein MHLKNLIISATALAGSCFAQSKAGVEDLDKAGNDLFEKDLSKCPGYKAVKHWQTKDGFYADLALAGPACNVFGTDLPKLKLEVEYQTSERLHVKILDTNNTVYQVPDSVFPRPGYGQWCSPKNSKLKFAFKADPFSFTVSRSDTGEVLFDTSGNKLVFENQYVYLKTYLPPSPHLYGLGEHSDPFMLNTTNYTRTIYTRDSYGVPQGQNLYGAHPIYFDHRDKGTHGVFLLNSNGMDIYIDKKAGKQYLEYNIIGGVLDFYFIAGPSPKDVARQYAEITQLPLMTPYWGLGFHQCRYGYRDVYEVAAVVANYSSQNIPLETMWTDIDYMDRRRIFTIDPERFPAHLYKDLVDTIHARDQHYIVMVDPAVYYKESNPALDAGLEYDTFIKEPNGSDYKGVVWAGPSYFPDWFHPDSQKYWTEQFAEFFDGTNGPDIDALWIDMNEPANFYNRPYPGNNTTPEKFAEVDGDPPKPPPVRDGPDAPIPGFPDSLQPNFASGGNKREIASVKHTSLRPRSNRNHGAGNWRSSIRQWGQNRLGRPGSKWQHGKRTGSGCGPDECKGLPNRELIRPPYMIQNGAGPTLADSTTDTDLVQSGGYVQYDTHNLYGAMMSTHSHNAMRARRPDKRALVITRSTFAGSGKDVSHWLGDNISGWLWYRHSISQILQFASLYQVPVVGPDVCGFGGNVTETLCARWAALGSFYTFFRNHNEISANSQEFYRWPKVAEAARKGIAIRYQLLDYIYTAIYKQNQTGTPTLNPLFFNYPNDPNTYPIDLQFFYGDGILVSPVTEENSTSVNFYLPDDIFYEWGTGKPVRGRGEYVDAEVDVTDITIHYKGGIIYPQRVESANTTTALRKKGFNIVIAPGLDGSAKGSLYLDDGESLIQDAVSEIDFKYAKGKFSMTGSFGYDVGVNIETITILGVDRKPYGGDAEYDSKNKKLVLYVDVPLTGKYEKKIL, from the exons ATGCATCTCAAGAACCTCATCATCTCAGCAACAGCCCTTGCCGGGTCCTGCTTTGCCCAGAGCAAGGCAGGTGTCGAAGATCTCGACAAGGCCGGCAACGATCTCTTTGAGAAGGACCTCTCCAAGTGTCCCGGATACAAGGCCGTCAAGCATTGGCAGACAAAGGATGGCTTTTACGCCGACCTTGCCCTCGCTGGGCCGGCTTGCAACGTTTTCGGGACTGACCTCCCCAAGCTGAAGCTTGAGGTCGAGTACCAGACCAGCGAGAGACTTCATGTCAAGATCTTGGACACAAACAACACTGTGTACCAAGTTCCAGACAGCGTGTTCCCGCGTCCAGGCTATGGGCAGTGGTGTTCTCCCAAGAACTCCAAGCTCAAGTTCGCCTTCAAGGCCGATCCCTTTTCTTTCACAGTATCTCGGTCCGACACTGGTGAAGTGCTCTTTGACACCAGCGGCAACAAACTGGTCTTTGAGAACCAATACGTCTACCTCAAGACGTATCTTCCCCCGAGCCCTCATCTGTACGGCTTGGGCGAACATAGCGATCCGTTCATGCTGAACACTACCAACTACACCAGGACCATCTACACACGAGATTCCTATGgagttcctcaaggccagAACCTCTACGGTGCCCATCCGATCTACTTTGACCACAGAGACAAGGGAACTCATGGCGTCTTCTTGCTCAACTCCAACGGCATGGATATCTATATCGACAAGAAAGCTGGCAAGCAGTACCTTGAGTACAACATCATCGGCGGTGTTCTCGACTTTTACTTCATTGCCGGTCCTTCTCCAAAGGACGTAGCGAGGCAGTATGCCGAGATCACTCAACTCCCGTTAATGACGCCGTACTGGGGACTCGGATTCCACCAATGCCGATACGGCTACAGAGATGTCTACGAAGTTGCTGCTGTCGTTGCCAACTATTCTTCACAAAACATTCCCCTCGAAACAATGTGGACTGATATCGACTATATGGACCGTCGACGCATCTTTACCATTGACCCAGAGAGATTCCCGGCTCATCTGTACAAGGATCTCGTCGACACAATCCACGCAAGAGACCAGCACTACATCGTCATGGTTGATCCTGCCGTTTACTACAAGGAGTCCAACCCTGCACTTGATGCGGGCCTCGAGTACGATACCTTTATCAAGGAGCCGAACGGCTCTGACTATAAGGGCGTTGTCTGGGCTGGCCCAAGTTACTTCCCCGACTGGTTCCACCCTGACTCTCAGAAGTACTGGACTGAGCAGTTTGCCGAGTTCTTTGACGGAACCAATGGTCCGGATATTGATGCTCTGTGGATCGACATGAACGAACCTGCAAACTTCTACAACAGACCCTATCCTGGCAACAATACGACACCTGAGAAGTTTGCTGAGGTTGATGGCGATCCTCCCAAGCCCCCTCCCGTTCGAGATGGTCCCGATGCGCCTATTCCTGGATTCCCCGACAGTCTTCAGCCAAACTTTGCTTCTGGCGGCAACAAGAGGGAAATTGCATCTGTCAAGCACACTAGCCTCCGCCCTCGCTCCAACCGTAACCATGGTGCCGGCAACTGGCGTTCTTCCATTCGCCAATGGGGCCAGAACCGTCTCGGCCGCCCAGGTTCCAAGTGGCAGCACGGCAAGCGAACAGGCTCAGGCTGTGGACCTGACGAGTGCAAGGGTCTTCCCAACCGCGAGCTCATCAGGCCGCCGTACATGATCCAGAACGGTGCTGGACCTACTCTTGCTGACAGCACGACTGATACGGATCTTGTCCAGAGCGGCGGCTATGTTCAGTACGATACTCACAACCTCTATGGAGCCATGATGTCGACCCATTCGCACAATGCCATGCGGGCTAGACGCCCTGATAAGCGCGCTCTTGTCATTACGCGAAGCACCTTTGCCGGCTCCGGAAAGGACGTGTCGCATTGGCTTGGAG ACAACATTTCGGGTTGGCTCTGGTACCGTCACTCCATCAGCCAGATCCTCCAGTTTGCCTCTCTCTATCAGGTCCCCGTCGTTGGACCAGATGTCTGCGGCTTTGGAGGCAACGTTACTGAAACTCTCTGTGCTCG ATGGGCCGCCCTTGGTTCCTTTTACACCTTCTTCCGAAACCACAACGAGATTTCGGCCAACTCGCAAGAGTTCTACCGTTGGCCCAAGGTGGCAGAAGCTGCCCGCAAAGGAATCGCCATCCGATATCAGCTTC TCGACTACATCTACACCGCCATCTACAAGCAGAACCAGACTGGCACACCAACCCTGAACCCTCTATTCTTCAACTACCCCAACGACCCCAACACGTATCCCATCGATCTGCAGTTCTTCTACGGCGATGGCATCCTCGTCAGCCCCGTCACCGAAGAGAACAGCACTAGCGTCAACTTCTATCTCCCCGATGACATCTTTTACGAATGGGGTACCGGAAAGCCTGTCCGCGGACGCGGTGAATATGTTGATGCCGAGGTTGATGTCACTGACATTACAATTCACTACAAGGGTGGCATCATCTACCCCCAGCGAGTGGAGAgcgccaacaccaccaccgccctcCGCAAGAAGGGTTTCAACATCGTGATTGCTCCCGGCCTTGATGGCTCTGCCAAGGGATCACTGTAcctcgacgacggcgagtcACTCATCCAGGACGCCGTTTCCGAGATCGACTTCAAGTATGCCAAGGGCAAGTTTAGCATGACGGGTTCATTTGGCTACGATGTCGGCGTAAATATCGAGACCATCACTATTCTTGGAGTGGACCGCAAGCCCTATGGAGGCGATGCAGAATATGACAGCAAGAATAAGAAGCTGGTCTTGTACGTGGACGTGCCTCTGACAGGCAAGTATGAGAAGAAGATTTTGTAA
- a CDS encoding MFS domain-containing protein: MAPAVEHDELRLYALCTKKSWWHVPHLIKLNLLLMIPFLTSYVGGFDGSNLNGLQTLEHWQEYFNHPRGSMLGLMVNMQVIGGVVSLPIAPWMADKYGRRHPIFLGSIIIIVGAVIQGCASKLGMFIGGRFCIGLGSGFVSTAAPPLLGELAYPSHRSIMTSLYNTTWYVGAIVAAWSTYGTFKLSSDWSWRIPSLLQAAVSIIQLLLIYFVPESPRWLIANDRTPEATKILCKYHSGTEEPTELVLLQVAQIAGAIEFERSSESVSYLQFFRTRGNRHRLFVVASFGFIIQWCGNQLISSYIALVLTDIGITDPETQNLINGGLQLFNWAVACGSALLVERLGRRFLLLTSNIGMLFAFIIWTILAARNQQTEAGNKGLGIGVVVMVFVFYAFYNFAMNPLPIAYLLEVLPYTLRAKGLTIFNLAQFCSGIFNGFANPVALEALRWKYYIVFVCALVLWLAIIYFTYPETRGLSLEEVSQVFDGKHALDRAYELKSEGLTEIVEKTATNGKE; this comes from the exons ATGGCTCCCGCCGTTGAACACGACGAGCTGCGGCTGTACGCTCTCTGCACCAAAAAATCATGGTGGCATGTGCCACACTTGATCAAACTCAACTTGCTCCTCATGATTCCGTTCCTCACGAGTTACGTAGGAGGATTCGACGGCAGCAATCTCAATGGCCTTCAAACCCTCGAACATTGGCAAGAAT ACTTCAACCACCCTCGAGGTTCCATGCTCGGCCTCATGGTCAACATGCAGGTTATCGGTGGCGTGGTCTCTTTGCCTATTGCTCCCTGGATGGCCGACAAGTACGGACGAAGACACCCCATTTTTCTCgggtccatcatcatcatcgtcggcgcAGTGATTCAGGGGTGTGCTTCTAAACTTGGCATGTTCATCGGCGGTCGCTTCTGCATCGGCCTCGGCTCAGGTTTTGTCTCAACCGCTGCCCCTCCGCTCCTCGGAGAGCTGGCGTATCCCTCGCATCGATCCATCATGACCTCCCTCTACAATACTACTTGG TACGTGGGGGCCATCGTTGCTGCTTGGTCCACGTATGGCACCTTCAAGTTATCGAGTgactggagctggaggatcCCCTCGCTTCTGCAAGCTGCCGTCTCCATCATCCAGCTGCTGTTGATCTATTTTGTGCCCGAGAGTCCCAGGTGGCTCATTGCTAACGACCGGACGCCTGAGGCTACCAAGATTCTTTGCAAATACCACAGCGGGACCGAGGAGCCTACTGAGCTCGTACTGCTCCAGGTCGCCCAGATCGCCGGCGCCATCGAGTTTGAGCGCTCAAGCGAGTCAGTGTCTTACCTCCAATTCTTCCGAACCA GGGGAAACCGTCATCGGCTGTTCGTCGTTGCCAGCTTCGGCTTCATCATCCAGTGGTGCGGTAACCAGCTCATCTCGTCGTATATTGCTCTCGTTCTCACCGACATCGGCATCACCGACCCCGAAACTCAGAACCTCATCAATGGCGGTCTACAGCTTTTCAACTGGGCCGTTGCTTGCGGCTCAGCCCTTCTCGTCGAGCGTCTCGGCAGGCGGTTCTTGCTGCTTACGTCTAACATCGGCATGCTATTTGCCTTCATCATTTGGACTATCCTTGCAGCGCGCAATCAACAGACAGAGGCAGGCAACAAAGGCCTTGGCATCGGAGTAGTGGTCATGGTATTCGTCTTCTACGCCTTTTACAACTTCGCCATGAACCCTTTGCCCATCGCCTATTTACTCGAGGTGCTGCCATACACGCTCCGTGCCAAAGGCCTCACCATCTTTAACCTGGCGCAGTTCTGCAGCGGAATTTTCAATGGTTTTGCTAATCCAGTAGCACTTGAAGCTCTTCGTTGGAAGTATTACATTGTCTTCGTTTGCGCCCTGGTGTTGTGGCTGGCCATTATCTACTTCACCTATCCTGAGACGCGAGGTTTATCGCTCGAAGAGGTCAGCCAGGTTTTCGATGGTAAACATGCACTTGACAGGGCATATGAGCTGAAGAGTGAGGGGCTTACTGAGATTGTGGAGAAGACCGCGACGAATGGCAAGGAGTAA